A genomic stretch from Falco naumanni isolate bFalNau1 chromosome 6, bFalNau1.pat, whole genome shotgun sequence includes:
- the ZNF395 gene encoding LOW QUALITY PROTEIN: zinc finger protein 395 (The sequence of the model RefSeq protein was modified relative to this genomic sequence to represent the inferred CDS: deleted 1 base in 1 codon), protein MASVLSRRLGKRSLLGTRVSAPSALADGVLVATQIPSLQTDLGRAPAHTAPREDGSCVLSAEESSQVPRFPSPSRWQLRAGQQVLITYNGQECTGLVEQHNPLSDKVKVLLPEQGLQACWRVQDVRPAILQPPALPTASGPGPAEALQRSVSSSIDVPKRKADAAVEMDEMVAAMVLTSLSCSPVVQSPPASESGIPSSRAACDPWKESGDVSDSGSSTTSGHWSGGSDISTPSPPHPAGSPKYSIEALSSPQADDGFETDSDPFLLDEPAPRKRKNSVKVMYKCLWPSCGKVLRSIVGIKRHVKTQHLGDGADSDQRKREEDFYYTEVQVKEEPVPEAATATSPTSVSAPIIIQQALGKPEALLVEQPALEPALASSTLSQSAPSSFWHIQADHAYQALPSIQIPVSPHIFTSISWATATSTLPSLSPVRSRSLSFSEPQPPTPMLKSHLIVASPPRVSIGTRKVRGEAKKCRKVYGIEHRDQWCTACRWKKACQRFLD, encoded by the exons ATGGCGAGCGTGCTGTCCAGGCGTCTGGGGAAGCGCTCCCTGCTAGGCACCCGTGTTTCTGCCCCCAGTGCCTTGGCTGATGGTGTGCTGGTGGCCACTCAGATTCCCAGCTTGCAGACTGACCTTGGCCGGGCACCTGCCCACACGGCGCCACGAGAGGACGGATCTTGTGTGCTgtcagcagaggaaagcagccAGGTGCCCAGgttccccagccccagccgctGGCAGCTCCGAGCCGGGCAGCAA GTCCTCATCACTTACAACGGGCAGGAGTGCACGGGCCTTGTGGAGCAGCACAATCCGCTGAGCGACAAGGTGAAGGTGCTGCTGCCGGAGCAGGGCTTGCAGGCGTGCTGGAGGGTGCAGGATGTGCGGCCGGCCATactccagccccctgccctgcccacagccagTGGTCCTGGCCCTGCTGAGGCACTGCAGAGATCTGTATCCAGCAGTATTGATGTACCAAAGAG GAAAGCCGATGCCGCTGTGGAGATGGACGAGATGGTGGCAGCCATGGTGCTGACGagcctctcctgcagccctgtggtGCAGAGCCCTCCTGCCAGCGAGAGTGGCATTCCCT CCTCACGGGCAGCGTGTGATCCCTGGAAAGAGAGTGGCGATGTCTCAGACAgcggcagcagcaccaccagcgGGCACTGGAGC GGGGGCAGCGACATCTCCACCCcttcacccccccaccccgctggcAGCCCCAAGTACTCCATCGAGGCCCTGAGCTCCCCCCAGGCAGACGATGGCTTTGAGACTGACTCTGACCCATTTCTCCTTGACGAACCTGCTCCGCGCAAGAGAAAG AACTCTGTGAAGGTGATGTACAAGTGCTTGTGGCCAAGCTGCGGCAAGGTCCTGCGCTCCATTGTTGGTATCAAGCGGCACGTCAAGACCCAGCACCTCGG GGATGGTGCAGACTCCGACCAGCGGAAGCGGGAGGAGGATTTCTACTACACTGAAGTGCAGGTGAAGGAAGAGCCAGTGCCGGAGGCGgccacagccaccagccccacatCTGTATCCGCTCCCATCATCATCCAGCAAGCCCTGGGGAAGCCAGAGGCACTACTGGTGGAGCAGCCAGCACTGGAGCCTGCCCTGGCCAGCAGTACCCTGAGCCAGTCTGCCCCCAGCTCCTTCTGGCACATCCAGGCTGATCACGCCTACCAG GCGTTGCCCTCGATCCAAATTCCAGTGTCCCCTCACATCTTCACCAGCATCAGCTGGGCCACTGCCACCTCAACCCTCCCGTCCCTGTCACCG GTGCGGAGCCGGTCGCTCAGCTTCAGCGAACCCCAGCCACCGACGCCAATGCTCAAGTCCCACCTGATCGTCGCCTCGCCGCCCAGGGTGTCCATCGGCACCAG GAAAGTCCGTGGTGAAGCCAAAAAGTGCCGTAAGGTTTATGGCAT